A stretch of the Thermodesulfobacteriota bacterium genome encodes the following:
- a CDS encoding NifU family protein yields MKDQVQTALDKIRPNLQADGGDAELVDVTADGVVKVRLKGACRGCPMSQMTLKRGIEAALKSAVPGVRSVEGVD; encoded by the coding sequence ATGAAGGACCAAGTACAGACCGCATTGGACAAGATCCGCCCCAACCTCCAGGCCGACGGCGGTGACGCCGAGCTCGTGGACGTGACGGCCGACGGGGTCGTGAAAGTGCGCCTGAAGGGAGCCTGCCGCGGCTGCCCCATGAGTCAGATGACGCTCAAGCGCGGCATCGAGGCCGCCTTGAAGTCGGCGGTGCCCGGGGTGCGCAGTGTCGAGGGGGTGGACTGA
- a CDS encoding methyltransferase domain-containing protein, protein MTADQTTSREPFRKDSRFPRPDPWLTAALPLLAAGLPGPALDLACGRGQNALCVAALGVETVGMDASAEALEAARLEARRRNLASSFVRADAEEPATFSRAAGWGAVLVFHFLHRPLFRPLEDCLAPGGLLICKTHLDHPLRGPLARPRRAAFVLRPGELLGAFPRLFPLAYREWAWGGEAYAALLARRPYSR, encoded by the coding sequence ATGACCGCAGACCAGACCACGTCGCGGGAGCCGTTTCGGAAGGACTCGAGGTTTCCCCGGCCCGACCCCTGGCTCACCGCTGCCCTTCCCTTGCTCGCCGCCGGTCTGCCGGGTCCGGCCCTCGATCTGGCCTGCGGACGGGGGCAAAACGCCCTTTGCGTTGCGGCCCTCGGCGTGGAGACCGTGGGCATGGATGCCTCGGCCGAAGCACTGGAGGCCGCCCGGCTCGAAGCCCGCCGCCGGAACCTGGCCTCCTCGTTCGTCCGCGCCGACGCCGAAGAACCGGCCACATTTTCCCGCGCCGCCGGGTGGGGAGCGGTGCTCGTCTTCCACTTCCTCCACCGCCCCCTGTTTCGTCCCCTGGAGGACTGCCTGGCTCCCGGGGGCCTGTTGATCTGCAAGACCCACCTGGACCACCCCCTCCGGGGTCCCCTCGCCCGACCCCGGCGCGCTGCGTTTGTCTTGCGGCCCGGCGAGCTTCTGGGAGCCTTCCCCCGCCTGTTTCCCCTGGCTTACCGGGAGTGGGCCTGGGGAGGAGAGGCCTACGCCGCCCTCCTGGCCCGCCGCCCCTACTCCCGGTAG
- a CDS encoding rubrerythrin family protein — MSKTLENLKAAFAGESQANRRYLAFAKKAAEDGHPQVAKLFRAAAAAETVHAHNHLRAMGGIKGTAENLDEAISGESHEVLDMYPGMIRDAQAEGDKRALSSFQWAWEVEKTHEALYRKAKQNLGKAGETFDYYVCQVCGHTHEKEAPEKCPVCGAGKAKFEKVA; from the coding sequence ATGTCGAAGACCCTAGAGAACTTGAAGGCCGCCTTCGCCGGCGAGTCCCAGGCCAACCGCCGCTACCTGGCTTTCGCCAAGAAGGCCGCCGAAGACGGCCACCCCCAGGTGGCCAAGCTGTTCCGGGCCGCCGCCGCCGCGGAGACGGTGCACGCCCACAACCACCTGCGGGCCATGGGCGGAATCAAGGGCACCGCCGAGAACCTGGACGAGGCCATCTCGGGCGAGAGCCACGAGGTGCTCGACATGTACCCGGGCATGATCCGCGACGCCCAGGCCGAGGGAGACAAGAGGGCGCTTTCCAGCTTCCAGTGGGCCTGGGAAGTGGAGAAGACCCACGAGGCGCTCTACCGGAAGGCCAAGCAGAACCTGGGCAAGGCCGGGGAGACCTTCGACTACTACGTGTGCCAGGTCTGCGGGCACACCCACGAGAAGGAAGCCCCCGAGAAGTGCCCGGTGTGCGGGGCGGGCAAGGCCAAGTTCGAGAAGGTCGCCTGA